Proteins encoded within one genomic window of Humulus lupulus chromosome 1, drHumLupu1.1, whole genome shotgun sequence:
- the LOC133819869 gene encoding uncharacterized protein LOC133819869 — MSSSNHVTALLANEKLTGDNFMKWKSNMNIVLIFENYKFFFTEECPEVHVVTTPKIAWENYDAWIMSKNKAKCYMLASMWDVLRKNLEDMETTYEIWESLQAMFGLLSDQCRHEDTRAYMNMRMKKGVSVREHVLNMINTMHDVEVHGATIDERTQVSLILESLTLAFSTLTTSYVMNKLEYNMTQLLNELQTSKITQ; from the coding sequence ATGTCTAGCTCAAACCATGTTACTGCTTTACTTGCAAATGAGAAACTTACtggtgataattttatgaaatggaaatcaaacatgaacattgtgttGATTTTTGAGAACTACAAGTTTTTCtttactgaggaatgtcctgaggtcCATGTTGTCACTACTCCCAAAATTGCTTGGGAGAACTATGATGCTTGGATTATGTCCAAAAATAAGGCTAAATGCTACATGCTTGCTAGTATGTGGGATGTACTCAGAAAGAATCTTGAAGACATGGAAACTACATATGAGATATGGGAGTCTCTTCAAGCCATGTTTGGACTGTTGTCCGATCAATGCAGACATGAGGATACTAGAGCCTATATGAACATGagaatgaagaaaggagtttctgttAGAGAACATGTTTTAAACATGATCAATACCATGCATGATGTAGAAGTTCATGGAGCAActattgatgagagaactcaagttaGCCTGATACTTGAATCACTCACACTAGCTTTTTCCACATTAACTACCagctatgttatgaacaagttggagtataatATGACTCAACTGTTAAATGAGTTGCAGACTTCTAAAATCACTCAATAA